A genomic window from Algoriphagus sp. Y33 includes:
- a CDS encoding glycosyltransferase family 1 protein — protein sequence MKSKKTILIDSRWVGNTGIGRLYQEVIKYAPSTLSCEYVGNKMGLGNLLTPLMLGEEIKKSNADVFYSPSFMPPAFSKIPFIFTVHDLMHLFYYSKLHKIYYEQIIARLAKKAQKIITVSHFSKSQLVDILGIPDGLIKVIYNGVDGHFLENNEEYESDRPYFLYVGNRRKNKNLTAMLTAFSNARISDEFMFYLSGNPDSELDALINSLGIQKRVQFLGFIEEQDLPKLYKGAHATLFASLMEGFGLPVIESMASGTPVLTSCTSSLPEIAGGAALCVDPTEVSAIQTGIEKLVDDEVFYVECILKGLERAREFSWEKTAKETWDTILSKNS from the coding sequence ATGAAAAGTAAAAAAACAATACTAATAGACAGTCGCTGGGTGGGGAACACGGGTATTGGAAGATTGTACCAAGAAGTGATAAAATATGCCCCAAGTACACTTTCTTGCGAGTATGTTGGGAACAAAATGGGTTTGGGGAATTTACTGACTCCTTTGATGCTGGGCGAGGAAATAAAGAAGTCAAATGCGGATGTTTTCTACAGCCCCTCCTTTATGCCACCTGCTTTTTCGAAGATCCCTTTCATTTTCACGGTACATGATTTAATGCATTTATTCTACTATTCAAAGCTGCATAAGATCTATTATGAGCAGATCATTGCCAGACTGGCAAAGAAAGCGCAGAAAATCATCACTGTTTCCCATTTCAGCAAAAGCCAACTGGTGGACATCCTCGGAATTCCTGATGGCTTAATAAAAGTGATCTATAATGGAGTAGACGGCCATTTTCTTGAAAATAATGAGGAATATGAAAGTGACCGCCCTTATTTTCTATATGTAGGAAACCGCCGAAAAAACAAGAATTTGACGGCAATGCTCACGGCATTTTCAAATGCTAGAATCTCTGATGAGTTTATGTTTTATCTCTCCGGAAATCCGGATTCGGAGCTTGATGCATTGATCAACAGCCTTGGAATTCAGAAAAGGGTTCAATTTTTGGGTTTTATAGAAGAACAGGATTTACCCAAGCTATACAAAGGCGCCCATGCTACTTTGTTTGCCTCACTGATGGAAGGATTTGGTCTACCTGTCATAGAATCAATGGCCTCGGGCACTCCTGTATTGACTTCATGTACCAGCTCACTTCCAGAAATCGCCGGTGGTGCTGCACTTTGCGTGGATCCCACAGAAGTTTCTGCCATTCAAACAGGGATAGAGAAACTCGTGGATGATGAGGTTTTCTATGTAGAATGCATACTTAAAGGACTAGAACGGGCCAGGGAATTTAGCTGGGAAAAAACGGCTAAAGAAACATGGGACACCATTTTATCAAAAAATTCCTAG
- a CDS encoding right-handed parallel beta-helix repeat-containing protein produces the protein MIRYIQLLLLLLFALPVSGVCQTDSSESGKRINVLDFEISAVSEIDQTEAIQKVIDQASEGDTVFFPNGQYLIRTILLRSGINILSEGTIKHHGAAKAGEYSIEKQNSPNPLILGKEVNNVSISLKGESKNEGIYLLNSHQIRIYNTELIGDSTKRRAFPGVMTFESSEVVISNTRIHHFGMPRSETHSYQPGTGIRILSSHSISIHDSEIYKNGENGVFIHGSEKVEVSGNVIHHNGMSAIQVAFGGSGKEKDYNFSNNIMDGNAADAIDINNRSKEKAKDIECLIVENITCGNGFVKNESTPDGSGIVTLINVSNVVIYKNEAYKNNRPAIYLESCGLVLAKENRADNQVEITLDLEELHLHNNRFSSINLIANTNAKKIHLRENNLGSLSLPNGIQVDEFIVENNSFTHANFNFNMTGQVHLIGNQIKNSSKNQAILITKADNALLENNTILSQNSSAIVIRNTAKKVQIIGNQINSFNTAIFDDNSQELAVKNNIITSIAGGKENQAFRSHYPQNLTLVGNEYRGIENTETVLLVGKGKATVGKEKLISGTANYGGVEISKY, from the coding sequence ATGATTAGATATATTCAATTACTGCTTTTACTCCTTTTTGCACTGCCTGTTTCGGGGGTTTGCCAGACTGATTCATCTGAAAGCGGAAAAAGAATCAATGTGCTTGACTTTGAAATTTCTGCTGTTTCAGAGATTGACCAAACAGAGGCTATTCAAAAGGTTATTGATCAAGCCAGTGAGGGCGACACCGTGTTTTTTCCGAATGGCCAATACCTTATCCGTACAATTCTGCTGAGATCAGGAATAAATATCCTATCCGAGGGCACCATTAAACATCATGGAGCGGCCAAAGCAGGAGAATATTCTATAGAAAAACAAAACTCTCCCAATCCGTTGATTTTGGGAAAGGAAGTAAACAACGTGAGTATTTCACTCAAAGGAGAATCCAAAAACGAGGGTATCTATCTCTTAAACAGTCACCAAATCCGCATTTACAACACTGAGTTAATCGGTGATTCGACTAAACGGAGGGCTTTTCCGGGTGTTATGACCTTTGAGTCTAGTGAAGTTGTTATTTCTAATACAAGAATTCATCATTTCGGAATGCCACGCTCCGAAACGCACAGTTATCAGCCGGGTACAGGAATACGGATTTTATCCAGTCATTCAATTTCAATCCATGATTCTGAGATTTATAAGAATGGAGAAAATGGCGTTTTCATCCACGGGAGCGAAAAAGTAGAAGTGTCTGGCAATGTGATTCACCACAATGGAATGTCTGCTATACAAGTTGCCTTTGGAGGTTCGGGAAAGGAAAAAGACTATAATTTTTCCAATAATATCATGGATGGGAATGCTGCCGATGCAATAGATATTAACAACCGGTCCAAAGAAAAAGCAAAAGACATTGAGTGTTTGATTGTGGAAAACATAACCTGCGGAAATGGCTTTGTGAAAAACGAATCAACTCCCGATGGCTCCGGCATAGTTACGTTGATTAATGTATCAAATGTCGTGATTTATAAAAACGAAGCTTACAAAAACAACCGTCCTGCGATCTATTTGGAAAGCTGTGGATTGGTTTTGGCAAAGGAAAACCGGGCTGACAATCAGGTAGAAATCACCCTTGATCTGGAAGAATTGCATCTGCACAACAATAGATTCAGCAGCATCAATTTGATAGCAAATACCAATGCAAAGAAAATCCACCTCAGGGAAAATAACCTTGGCTCACTTTCCTTGCCCAATGGAATTCAGGTAGATGAGTTTATTGTGGAAAACAATAGCTTTACTCATGCAAACTTTAACTTTAACATGACAGGGCAGGTGCATCTGATAGGCAATCAAATTAAAAACAGCTCTAAAAATCAAGCAATATTAATTACCAAAGCAGACAATGCGCTTTTGGAAAACAACACAATTTTAAGTCAAAATTCCTCAGCGATTGTTATCAGAAACACCGCCAAAAAAGTCCAGATCATAGGAAATCAGATCAACTCATTCAACACAGCCATTTTTGACGACAACTCTCAAGAATTGGCCGTAAAGAATAACATCATTACATCCATTGCCGGTGGAAAGGAAAATCAGGCATTTCGAAGTCACTACCCCCAGAACTTAACTTTGGTTGGAAATGAATACAGAGGAATCGAAAATACCGAGACGGTTCTTCTTGTGGGAAAAGGAAAAGCGACCGTTGGAAAAGAAAAACTCATTTCCGGTACGGCTAATTATGGAGGAGTAGAAATTTCGAAATATTAA
- a CDS encoding glycosyltransferase family 2 protein yields MQVNLFIPTLNAGKIWKEVLDGVAMQNYPISRLVIIDSGSTDGTLDLINEDTCDLIRIDKKDFDHGGTRQMAVETFPDADIFVFLTQDAILADPDAIKAMVEALEENPDLGMVYGRQLPHKNAKVLETHARLFNYPPESRVKSMEDADRYGIRTISCSNSFAAYRKTAFFAVNGFPTGSILGEDVLIAGKMLLDGWKMAYLSNSKIHHSHDYSAIEEFKRYFDIGVFHVNNEWIFEKFGRAESEGFKYLKSELTYTFKQNPLLIPKCLIATGAKLLGYKLGLQYQSLPAGLRKSFSMTKAYWGKAQHN; encoded by the coding sequence ATGCAGGTGAATCTTTTTATCCCTACGCTGAACGCAGGAAAAATCTGGAAGGAAGTGCTGGACGGTGTAGCTATGCAAAATTATCCCATTTCCAGGTTAGTTATTATTGATTCCGGCTCCACTGATGGTACATTGGATTTGATCAATGAAGATACCTGCGACTTGATCCGGATTGACAAGAAGGATTTTGACCATGGCGGGACGAGACAAATGGCTGTTGAGACATTTCCCGATGCGGATATATTTGTATTTCTTACCCAAGATGCGATTCTTGCTGATCCTGATGCAATTAAGGCGATGGTGGAAGCTTTGGAAGAAAATCCTGACCTGGGAATGGTCTACGGTCGCCAGCTTCCACACAAAAATGCAAAGGTTCTGGAAACCCACGCAAGACTTTTTAATTACCCCCCTGAGTCCAGAGTAAAGAGTATGGAAGATGCTGATCGCTATGGGATTAGAACAATTTCCTGCTCTAATTCCTTCGCTGCCTACAGAAAAACAGCCTTTTTTGCCGTCAATGGTTTCCCTACCGGCTCTATTTTAGGCGAAGACGTATTAATTGCAGGCAAAATGTTGCTAGATGGATGGAAAATGGCGTACCTTTCGAATTCGAAAATACACCACTCACACGATTATTCTGCCATTGAAGAATTTAAGAGGTATTTTGACATTGGAGTCTTCCATGTCAACAACGAATGGATCTTCGAAAAATTTGGCAGAGCTGAAAGTGAGGGCTTCAAGTATCTCAAATCAGAACTCACCTATACTTTCAAACAGAACCCACTTTTGATCCCGAAATGCTTGATCGCTACCGGAGCTAAATTGCTTGGATATAAACTAGGCCTTCAGTACCAATCGCTCCCGGCAGGACTTCGCAAATCATTCTCCATGACAAAGGCGTATTGGGGAAAAGCCCAACACAACTAG
- a CDS encoding sugar transferase: MIRNYSSHQQEIVFKGYQSGSIIPNLFTLTNISRSSVSETVNEGIELTTRIAKRSFDILFSSVAILAGLPVFLTLMLITKLTSKGPVFYKQERIGRNGSPFNIYKFRSMIVESEVNGPQLTTDNDPRITKWGNFMRKTHLDELPQFFNVLVGDMSVVGPRPERAHFIQQIVARQPQYVQLLAIRPGITSIGQVDYGYAETVEEMCQRVLLDLKYLSSVNLLTDLSIIGQTVMTMINKKGK, encoded by the coding sequence ATGATACGTAATTATTCATCCCATCAACAAGAGATTGTCTTCAAAGGCTACCAATCGGGAAGTATTATCCCTAACCTGTTTACTTTAACGAACATTTCTAGAAGTTCAGTATCCGAGACAGTAAATGAGGGTATAGAATTAACAACCAGAATTGCAAAAAGGTCTTTTGATATCCTTTTTTCTTCTGTAGCAATTCTGGCTGGTCTTCCTGTGTTCCTTACATTAATGTTGATCACAAAACTTACTTCAAAAGGGCCTGTTTTCTACAAGCAGGAAAGAATAGGCAGAAACGGTTCTCCTTTCAATATCTATAAATTCAGAAGTATGATTGTAGAATCCGAAGTGAACGGACCGCAATTGACTACCGACAATGATCCTCGAATTACCAAATGGGGTAATTTCATGAGGAAAACACATCTGGATGAGCTTCCACAGTTCTTTAATGTACTGGTAGGTGATATGTCTGTAGTAGGACCTAGACCTGAGCGTGCTCATTTCATTCAGCAGATTGTAGCAAGACAACCCCAATATGTACAGTTGCTTGCCATCCGACCGGGAATCACTTCTATAGGTCAAGTTGATTATGGCTATGCGGAGACTGTAGAGGAAATGTGTCAGAGAGTTCTTTTGGATTTGAAGTACTTGAGCAGCGTGAACTTATTGACTGACTTGAGCATAATCGGCCAGACCGTGATGACTATGATCAATAAAAAAGGTAAGTAA
- a CDS encoding DoxX family protein, with protein MKKTAIEDIGLLIMRIGAGGMMLTHGYPKLMRLFGDEPIKFMDFVGIGSAASLSLAVFAEVVCSILVMIGFKTRLATIPLMVTMLTAAFIAHAADPFGKKELPLLYFVVFLGILIFGSGKFSVDGFSNRKSVYYKG; from the coding sequence ATGAAGAAAACTGCTATTGAAGATATAGGGCTATTGATAATGAGAATTGGTGCAGGAGGAATGATGTTGACCCACGGGTATCCGAAACTTATGCGGTTATTCGGAGATGAGCCCATCAAGTTCATGGATTTCGTTGGGATTGGCTCTGCAGCTTCACTTTCACTTGCTGTGTTTGCAGAAGTTGTTTGTTCAATTTTGGTTATGATTGGCTTTAAAACACGGCTGGCGACTATCCCTTTGATGGTTACAATGCTTACGGCAGCTTTCATTGCCCATGCGGCAGATCCTTTTGGCAAAAAAGAACTTCCTCTGCTTTATTTTGTCGTTTTCCTCGGAATTTTGATTTTTGGATCCGGTAAATTTTCGGTTGACGGATTCAGCAACCGCAAATCTGTATACTACAAAGGTTAA
- a CDS encoding PQQ-binding-like beta-propeller repeat protein yields the protein MKALLKVICGLLLLFSACQSKTSEIDYRDWSHYGGPEDGSRYSSLTQIDKENVSQLEVAWTYHTGDATERSQIQCQPIVIKGLLYGSTPTLNVFAVNAATGEEVWRFDPFEVLGGENSWAGTNRGVSYWEDGGDKRILFGAGNWLMAVDAETGDPVMSFGEKGKVDLRKDLDSDREDFLIVANAPGVVYGDLLIIGMRLSEGLDAAPGHIRAYNIRTGKREWIFHTIPQEGEHGYDSWDQTHIKQIGGANNWAGMTVDRQRGIVFVPTGSATYDFWGGYRKGNNLFANSLIALNAETGERIWHFQAVHHDVWDRDFPANPNLVRIQKDGQWIDAVAQISKQGMTYVLDRETGQPVWDIVETPVIQSVMPGEYTSPTQPIPSFPQPFMDLVFNESNILNLRSDWEADIRMQLEGAVYGNTWAPPHPDKPVVLFPGMDGGGEWGGAAFDPTTQTLYVNANQIPWIINMTPNADFENVGKSVYTNYCGNCHGVERKGNPPTIPGLLDVKEKYTYDSLDYLLRKGRGAMPAFAHVSNENRKVLLEYLLDKALATEGDKQEMEGESPQLYPRYYMDGYKKLVTKEGLYGSNPPWGLLTALDMNSGKKKWQVPLGEIDSLSAQGFSPTGTENYGGPVATAGGLLFIAATKDEKIRAFDKHTGEILWEAKLPASGHATPAVYEIGGRQFLVIACGGGKGTKSGDAYVAYALPN from the coding sequence ATGAAAGCTCTCCTTAAAGTTATCTGTGGCTTACTTTTACTTTTTTCGGCCTGCCAATCGAAAACATCCGAAATTGACTACAGAGATTGGTCACACTACGGCGGCCCGGAAGATGGTTCCCGATATTCTTCTTTGACGCAAATCGACAAAGAAAATGTATCTCAACTGGAAGTAGCTTGGACATATCATACAGGTGATGCTACTGAGCGCTCTCAGATCCAGTGTCAGCCAATTGTAATCAAAGGGCTGCTTTACGGTTCCACGCCTACACTGAATGTTTTCGCCGTTAATGCGGCCACCGGGGAGGAAGTTTGGAGATTTGATCCATTTGAAGTGTTGGGCGGGGAAAATTCCTGGGCGGGGACCAATCGGGGTGTTAGCTATTGGGAAGATGGAGGAGATAAACGGATACTTTTCGGTGCTGGAAATTGGTTGATGGCTGTAGATGCCGAAACAGGAGATCCTGTTATGAGCTTTGGTGAAAAGGGAAAAGTTGATTTGAGAAAAGATTTGGATTCGGATCGGGAAGACTTTTTGATTGTAGCAAATGCTCCGGGTGTGGTGTATGGAGATTTGTTGATTATTGGGATGCGACTGTCTGAAGGATTGGATGCTGCGCCTGGACACATTCGGGCATATAATATCCGAACAGGCAAACGGGAATGGATTTTTCATACAATTCCGCAAGAAGGTGAGCACGGTTATGATAGCTGGGATCAGACACATATCAAGCAAATAGGAGGAGCGAATAATTGGGCAGGTATGACCGTGGACCGGCAGCGGGGAATTGTATTTGTGCCGACAGGATCAGCCACCTATGATTTTTGGGGAGGCTATCGCAAAGGGAATAATCTGTTTGCCAATTCTTTAATTGCTTTGAACGCTGAGACAGGGGAGAGAATCTGGCATTTTCAGGCTGTTCACCATGACGTATGGGATCGGGATTTTCCTGCGAATCCCAATTTAGTTCGAATTCAGAAAGATGGGCAGTGGATAGATGCTGTGGCTCAGATTTCCAAGCAAGGAATGACCTACGTACTTGATCGGGAGACTGGCCAGCCTGTATGGGATATTGTGGAGACTCCGGTCATCCAATCTGTTATGCCTGGAGAATATACTTCTCCCACGCAGCCAATTCCTTCATTTCCACAGCCCTTTATGGATCTGGTGTTTAATGAAAGCAACATTCTTAATCTTCGATCGGATTGGGAAGCTGATATCAGAATGCAATTAGAAGGAGCCGTATACGGCAATACTTGGGCTCCTCCACATCCCGATAAGCCCGTTGTTCTTTTTCCCGGAATGGATGGCGGGGGCGAATGGGGTGGTGCTGCATTTGATCCCACCACCCAGACTTTATATGTGAATGCCAATCAAATTCCGTGGATAATAAATATGACTCCAAATGCTGATTTTGAGAATGTGGGGAAATCCGTTTACACGAATTACTGCGGTAATTGTCATGGGGTGGAGCGAAAAGGAAATCCCCCAACCATTCCGGGATTACTGGATGTGAAGGAAAAATACACCTACGATTCACTTGATTATTTGCTTAGAAAAGGGAGAGGAGCGATGCCTGCTTTCGCACATGTATCAAATGAGAACAGAAAAGTTTTGTTGGAATATTTATTGGATAAAGCACTGGCAACCGAAGGGGATAAGCAGGAAATGGAGGGAGAATCACCTCAGCTTTACCCGCGATACTATATGGATGGTTATAAGAAACTGGTAACTAAAGAGGGACTGTATGGATCCAATCCGCCGTGGGGACTTTTGACTGCGCTCGATATGAATTCCGGTAAGAAAAAATGGCAAGTCCCCTTGGGAGAGATTGATTCGCTGAGTGCCCAAGGCTTTTCTCCTACAGGTACAGAGAATTATGGAGGACCAGTGGCTACGGCGGGTGGATTGTTATTTATAGCGGCGACAAAAGATGAGAAAATCAGAGCTTTCGATAAGCATACCGGTGAAATCCTCTGGGAAGCCAAACTTCCTGCCTCTGGTCATGCGACTCCCGCTGTATATGAAATCGGCGGTAGGCAATTTCTTGTAATAGCCTGTGGAGGTGGAAAAGGTACTAAAAGTGGCGATGCATATGTGGCTTATGCCTTACCAAACTAA
- a CDS encoding APC family permease, producing the protein MLKREIRKWDLVFLIINSVIGAGIFGLPAKAFALSGTHSLLAFGVCAVVMLVLILVFMEVSSRFDRTGGPYLYVKEAFGDLPAFAVGWVLMLTRLFSYATLVNLLVIYMSFFSPVFQEEWMRIVVIVVITAVLTGINLIGIKDSTKTTNVLTIAKLVPLSLFIIIGLFFLNVEAFDFSSPPPMPEFANSALLLIFAFGGFEAGLVISGEVENPRKNLPFALMTGALIITVFYVLIQVVAIGTLPDLATSDKPLADAASRIMGYGGGLFITIGAIVSILGTLNVQILSGSRLPLALSESGQFPEVFSFVHPRFRTPTVAIVFFAFLIIIVAVVWDFMGSLAISVIARLLIYLLVCGALIRLRKSQPGADYYKLKFGVPLAVAGIAATVWLLSSTKIEEITDMVLWTVFGFMIYGLHRVFSRKI; encoded by the coding sequence ATGCTAAAGAGAGAAATCCGCAAGTGGGATCTGGTTTTTCTGATAATTAATTCTGTGATCGGAGCAGGGATTTTTGGTCTTCCGGCCAAAGCTTTTGCGCTTTCCGGTACCCATTCCTTGCTAGCCTTTGGGGTTTGTGCTGTGGTGATGCTGGTGCTGATTTTAGTTTTCATGGAAGTGAGCTCTAGATTTGACCGTACGGGAGGACCTTACTTATATGTTAAAGAGGCTTTTGGCGATCTTCCAGCCTTTGCTGTTGGGTGGGTTTTGATGTTGACCAGGCTTTTCAGCTACGCCACTTTGGTCAATTTGCTGGTGATTTATATGTCTTTTTTCTCACCTGTCTTTCAAGAGGAATGGATGCGGATAGTAGTGATCGTGGTGATCACTGCTGTTTTGACGGGAATTAATTTGATTGGGATCAAAGACTCCACCAAGACGACTAATGTATTGACAATTGCCAAACTGGTTCCACTGTCCCTATTTATTATAATTGGTCTGTTTTTTCTTAATGTAGAGGCGTTTGATTTTAGTTCTCCGCCGCCAATGCCCGAGTTTGCAAATTCTGCCTTACTGTTGATTTTTGCCTTTGGCGGTTTTGAGGCTGGTCTGGTGATCTCCGGAGAAGTAGAAAATCCCCGTAAAAACCTTCCCTTTGCCCTGATGACAGGAGCACTCATCATTACGGTGTTCTATGTACTGATTCAAGTAGTTGCCATAGGTACCCTTCCTGATTTGGCTACTTCTGATAAACCACTGGCAGATGCTGCGTCAAGGATAATGGGCTACGGCGGAGGATTGTTTATTACAATAGGTGCGATAGTGTCTATATTGGGGACATTGAATGTGCAGATTCTAAGTGGTTCGAGATTGCCTTTAGCACTGAGTGAATCCGGTCAATTTCCTGAAGTATTTTCCTTTGTCCATCCCCGATTCCGCACGCCTACAGTAGCAATCGTATTTTTTGCATTCTTGATTATCATAGTCGCAGTTGTTTGGGATTTCATGGGGTCTCTTGCAATCTCTGTAATTGCCAGATTATTGATTTACCTGTTGGTATGCGGGGCATTGATTCGCTTGCGCAAAAGTCAGCCGGGTGCAGATTATTACAAGTTGAAGTTTGGAGTTCCACTAGCGGTAGCAGGAATCGCAGCAACCGTCTGGCTGCTCAGCAGCACCAAGATAGAGGAAATCACCGATATGGTACTTTGGACTGTGTTTGGGTTTATGATTTATGGGTTGCATCGGGTTTTTTCGAGAAAAATATAA
- a CDS encoding cysteine desulfurase family protein: protein MKVYLDNAATTAMDDRVIEAMIPFMRNHYGNPSSVHSFGREVRTAIERSRKKVAELLNATPAEIFFTSGGTEADNTAIVCGIESHGIAHAITSPLEHHAVLHTLEMCEKKGHVKLSMLDVSEKGELDMHQLENLLKENPKSLVSLMHANNEIGNLNDLNRIGSLAKEYGAFFHSDTVQTMGHYVHDLKSLPVDAIVAGGHKFHGPKGSGFLYVKKDKKIHPLIHGGAQERNMRGGTENVIGIIGIAKALEIAYEDMAEHQLHVEAIKKHFIQSLIREIPGVDFNGLSADMDNSLYTVLSVSLPPSEANSGMLLFNLDLEGISASGGSACSSGATVGSHVLRAINHTAERDAVRFSFSRFNTIEEVDYTVGKLKELYVVEA from the coding sequence ATGAAAGTTTATTTAGACAACGCCGCCACTACTGCCATGGATGATCGGGTGATCGAAGCCATGATCCCCTTTATGAGAAATCATTATGGTAACCCTTCTTCTGTCCATAGCTTTGGTAGAGAAGTCAGGACGGCTATAGAGCGATCTAGAAAAAAGGTGGCTGAGTTGCTAAATGCTACTCCTGCAGAAATTTTCTTTACTTCAGGCGGCACCGAGGCAGACAACACTGCTATTGTGTGTGGGATCGAAAGTCACGGCATCGCCCATGCGATCACTTCCCCGCTGGAGCATCATGCCGTCTTGCACACCTTGGAAATGTGTGAGAAAAAGGGACATGTAAAGCTCAGTATGCTGGATGTAAGTGAAAAAGGGGAATTGGATATGCACCAGTTGGAGAATTTACTGAAGGAAAATCCCAAAAGTTTGGTTTCGCTGATGCATGCAAATAATGAGATCGGAAATTTAAATGATCTCAACCGCATTGGATCACTTGCGAAAGAATACGGTGCATTTTTCCATTCGGATACAGTTCAGACCATGGGGCACTATGTCCATGACTTGAAATCTCTGCCCGTGGATGCGATCGTGGCGGGAGGGCATAAATTTCACGGACCAAAAGGCTCTGGGTTTCTTTATGTGAAAAAGGATAAGAAAATCCATCCTTTGATTCATGGTGGTGCGCAGGAGAGAAATATGCGTGGAGGAACCGAAAATGTTATCGGGATTATCGGAATTGCAAAAGCACTGGAAATCGCCTATGAAGATATGGCAGAACACCAACTTCATGTGGAAGCAATCAAAAAGCATTTTATTCAAAGCCTTATTCGGGAGATCCCCGGTGTGGATTTCAATGGGCTTTCCGCTGATATGGATAATAGCCTATATACTGTTTTGAGTGTGAGTTTGCCTCCTTCGGAAGCAAATAGTGGCATGTTACTGTTCAATCTGGACTTGGAGGGCATTTCTGCTTCAGGAGGATCAGCTTGCAGTTCGGGAGCAACAGTGGGTTCGCATGTGCTTAGAGCGATCAATCATACTGCGGAGAGAGATGCTGTTCGGTTCTCTTTCAGTCGATTTAATACCATTGAAGAAGTAGATTATACGGTCGGGAAACTGAAGGAGCTTTACGTGGTAGAAGCATAA
- the glmM gene encoding phosphoglucosamine mutase — protein sequence MSLIKSISGIRGTIGGKAGDGLTPIDIVKFTSAYGAWVMEKTNNPKIIIGRDARLSGEMVSGLVSATLQGLGIHVVDLGLSTTPTVEFAVPLEKAGGGIILTASHNPAQWNALKLLNDKGEFISDAEGRAILEKAEKENFTFAEVKKLGKYSQISDYIERHVQHVLELELVDVEAIKARNFKVVVDAVNSTGGIAVPMLLRALGVTEIEEMYCTPDGHFPHNPEPLPENLRDISQKLERGSYDLGIVVDPDVDRLAFINEDGSAFGEEYTLVAVADYVLSKTPGNAVSNLSSTRALRDVTEKRGGVYNASAVGEVNVVNQMKAVDAVIGGEGNGGIIYPTSHYGRDALVGIGLFLTHLANFGKSISRLRATYPNYHISKNKIELTPEIDVDNILLEIKKKYKSHPINDIDGVKIEFEKEWVHLRKSNTEPIIRIYSESESEATAEHLAKKLIADIKEVVNASMI from the coding sequence GTGTCACTAATTAAATCAATCTCTGGAATCAGAGGAACTATCGGCGGTAAAGCCGGCGATGGGCTTACTCCCATTGATATTGTCAAGTTTACCTCAGCATATGGAGCTTGGGTAATGGAAAAAACAAACAATCCTAAAATAATCATCGGTAGGGATGCCCGTCTTTCAGGTGAAATGGTTTCCGGTTTGGTTTCAGCTACGCTACAAGGTTTGGGGATCCACGTGGTCGACTTGGGCTTGAGTACTACACCTACCGTAGAATTTGCTGTGCCTCTGGAAAAAGCGGGGGGGGGGATTATCCTTACTGCCAGCCATAATCCGGCGCAGTGGAATGCACTCAAACTTCTGAACGACAAGGGAGAATTTATTTCAGATGCTGAGGGAAGGGCTATTTTAGAGAAAGCTGAAAAGGAGAATTTTACCTTTGCGGAAGTGAAAAAACTCGGGAAATATTCTCAGATCAGCGATTACATAGAGCGTCATGTCCAGCATGTGTTGGAGCTGGAATTGGTAGATGTAGAAGCGATCAAAGCCCGGAATTTCAAAGTAGTGGTGGATGCGGTAAATTCCACAGGTGGAATAGCGGTACCTATGCTTTTGAGAGCTTTGGGGGTGACGGAGATTGAAGAAATGTACTGTACACCTGATGGGCATTTCCCACACAATCCAGAACCATTGCCTGAGAATTTGAGGGATATTTCCCAGAAATTGGAAAGAGGAAGCTACGATCTGGGCATTGTAGTGGATCCTGATGTGGATAGATTGGCGTTTATCAATGAAGATGGATCTGCATTCGGAGAAGAATACACCTTGGTCGCTGTGGCAGATTATGTGCTATCAAAGACTCCGGGGAATGCGGTTTCGAATCTAAGCTCTACGCGCGCACTGCGTGATGTGACAGAGAAAAGAGGTGGAGTTTACAATGCTTCGGCCGTAGGAGAGGTGAACGTAGTCAATCAGATGAAAGCCGTGGATGCCGTGATCGGCGGTGAAGGCAACGGTGGAATCATCTACCCAACGTCTCATTATGGACGGGATGCATTAGTTGGAATAGGGTTGTTTTTGACTCACCTAGCCAACTTTGGTAAGTCAATTTCCAGACTTCGTGCAACCTATCCGAATTACCACATTTCAAAAAACAAAATCGAACTCACTCCTGAGATCGATGTGGATAATATATTGCTTGAAATCAAGAAGAAGTATAAAAGTCATCCTATCAATGATATAGACGGTGTCAAAATCGAATTTGAAAAGGAATGGGTGCATCTGAGGAAATCAAATACGGAACCTATTATTCGTATTTATTCCGAATCTGAATCCGAAGCTACGGCGGAGCATTTAGCCAAAAAATTAATTGCTGATATCAAAGAAGTGGTGAATGCTTCCATGATTTGA